One region of Malania oleifera isolate guangnan ecotype guangnan chromosome 6, ASM2987363v1, whole genome shotgun sequence genomic DNA includes:
- the LOC131157378 gene encoding protein TIFY 10A, which yields MSSLPEFLDTGRVAGQKVPAKAPERSNFSHKCSMLSQYLKEKGTFGDLSLGMTCGIDANGTPAPGANPTMSLFPVMGKSSEISAPNMATPRDFKSMDLFPQQAGFLGSSNSKEEVSKKADPSANNCATMDSETAQLTIFYAGQVIVFNDFPADKAKEVMLLAGKGCPKLGPNGTTIPVDSGNLAPSSPTVTPNFGSNTSPEGIQQPPQSIACDLPIARKASLQRFLAKRKDRIAARAPYDIGSTTVSPSKPAETKPWLGLAAQSSNAV from the exons ATGTCCAGTTTGCCGGAATTTTTAGACACCGGGAGGGTTGCCGGCCAGAAGGTCCCCGCCAAAGCCCCGGAGAGGTCCAACTTCTCCCACAAGTGTAGTATGCTTAGCCAGTACCTCAAGGAGAAGGGGACCTTTGGAGATCTGAGCCTCGGGATGACTTGCGGCATCGACGCGAACG GAACACCAGCACCGGGCGCCAACCCCACCATGAGCTTGTTTCCCGTCATGGGAAAATCCAGTGAAATTTCTGCGCCAAACATGGCGACACCCCGAGACTTCAAATCCATGGATCTGTTCCCACAACAAGCTGGTTTTCTCGGTTCCTCCAATTCTAAGGAGGAGGTCTCAAAGAAGGCTGATCCCAG TGCAAACAACTGTGCCACTATGGATTCTGAAACTGCACAACTGACCATATTTTATGCCGGGCAAGTGATTGTGTTCAACGATTTCCCGGCCGACAAGGCCAAGGAGGTGATGCTCCTCGCCGGCAAAGGATGCCCTAAGCTTGGTCCCAACGGAACCACAATCCCTGTTGATTCTGGCAATTTGGCTCCCTCCAGCCCCACTGTCACTCCTAACTTTGGCAGCAATACGTCCCCAGAGGGTATCCAACAGCCTCCTCAGTCCATTGCCTGTG ATCTACCTATTGCAAGGAAGGCATCACTCCAACGCTTCTTGGCCAAGAGGAAAGATAG GATTGCTGCTAGGGCGCCTTACGACATAGGCAGCACAACTGTGTCTCCTTCCAAACCAGCAGAAACCAAGCCATGGCTTGGCCTGGCAGCTCAGTCCTCAAATGCAGTTTGA